A single bacterium DNA region contains:
- the flgK gene encoding flagellar hook-associated protein FlgK, producing MIRGTYLGIEAALRGMTAAQSALDTVSHNIANTNTEGYSRQRVVQVASPPLPVPGVLMGTGAGQVGTGVTVDAFIRIRDQFLEQIYRRENGVGGRIEVLRDGLERVESIFNEPGQNGFANVLEQFWNAWEVLSLEPEGQSARANLREVSQTLINTIRDMDGRFDEEFRRVNDLVKTKVTEINNLTSQIADLNAEIASIEGTGNKNANDLRDRRDLIISKLSRLININVHEDPQGFYTVSVAGHPLVQDRFSTKLRLESEATLIGEKVNVKLDSGFDLDLRQGELAGLIQFRDEALSAVRHDFNVAVSAVVNRVNELHRQGFGLDGIAGRDYFVDVVTSRLDGLTAIPSATGLDTTLFELGVTSGDFFIGKARIQITEDEVRSGSTTTLRDILNRISNATDARVRGGLENVLGTDIVRLSLHNPPDVNDPNSELGFYNAISAKAGTSNFLSSLGLVPTSEVVVPQDPTFINIAKTIRLNPLIERNLNVIGAAQGTDDGLFSGPGDNRIALAMADLKNQAEFAEGDSIFGYYRSVVTGLGVRVQEATRISSNQELIIEQVDNRREAVAGVDLNQEAVDMIRFQRALEAAARMISSLDQVLDRIINGMGIVGR from the coding sequence ATGATTCGCGGAACGTATCTCGGAATTGAAGCTGCCCTTCGCGGCATGACCGCCGCGCAGAGCGCGCTCGACACCGTAAGCCACAACATCGCGAACACTAACACCGAAGGCTACTCGCGCCAGCGCGTCGTCCAGGTCGCGTCTCCTCCGCTTCCCGTGCCGGGCGTGCTGATGGGAACGGGGGCGGGGCAGGTCGGCACCGGCGTAACGGTGGACGCTTTCATCCGAATCCGCGACCAATTCCTGGAGCAGATTTACCGGCGCGAGAACGGAGTCGGCGGGCGCATCGAAGTGCTGCGCGACGGCCTGGAGCGCGTCGAAAGCATTTTCAACGAGCCCGGTCAGAACGGTTTCGCCAACGTCCTCGAGCAGTTCTGGAACGCGTGGGAGGTGCTTTCGCTCGAGCCGGAAGGCCAAAGCGCGCGCGCGAATCTGCGCGAAGTGTCGCAGACTCTGATCAACACGATCCGCGATATGGACGGCCGGTTCGACGAAGAATTCCGGCGCGTCAACGACCTCGTCAAGACCAAAGTCACCGAAATAAACAACCTCACAAGCCAAATCGCGGATTTGAACGCGGAAATCGCGTCAATCGAAGGTACGGGAAACAAGAACGCGAACGACCTGCGCGACAGGCGCGACCTGATCATCTCAAAGCTATCGCGGCTCATCAATATCAACGTTCACGAAGATCCGCAGGGGTTCTACACAGTAAGCGTGGCCGGCCATCCTCTCGTTCAGGACAGGTTTTCGACGAAACTGAGGTTGGAAAGCGAAGCGACGCTCATCGGCGAGAAAGTGAACGTCAAGCTCGACAGCGGCTTCGACCTCGACCTGCGGCAGGGCGAACTGGCCGGCCTTATTCAATTCCGCGACGAGGCGCTTTCCGCGGTGCGCCACGACTTCAACGTCGCGGTGAGCGCGGTCGTGAACCGCGTCAACGAACTGCACCGGCAGGGCTTCGGGCTTGACGGCATCGCGGGCCGCGACTATTTCGTGGATGTTGTTACAAGCAGGCTGGACGGGCTGACCGCGATTCCTTCCGCGACCGGCCTAGATACTACGTTGTTCGAGCTTGGCGTCACGTCCGGCGATTTCTTTATAGGCAAAGCGCGCATCCAGATCACCGAGGATGAAGTCCGCTCGGGAAGCACGACGACGCTGCGCGACATATTGAACCGGATATCGAACGCGACCGACGCGCGCGTGCGCGGCGGCCTCGAAAACGTGCTGGGTACGGACATCGTGCGGCTCTCGCTGCACAATCCGCCCGACGTGAACGATCCCAATTCCGAGCTGGGCTTTTACAACGCGATAAGCGCAAAAGCCGGCACTTCCAATTTCCTGTCCTCGCTCGGACTCGTCCCGACAAGCGAAGTGGTGGTTCCGCAGGATCCGACTTTCATAAACATTGCGAAAACGATAAGGCTCAATCCGCTGATCGAGCGCAACCTGAACGTGATCGGCGCGGCGCAGGGCACCGACGACGGACTGTTCTCCGGCCCCGGAGACAACCGGATAGCGCTCGCGATGGCCGATCTCAAAAACCAGGCCGAGTTCGCCGAGGGCGACTCGATTTTCGGCTACTACAGAAGCGTCGTGACCGGTCTCGGCGTCCGCGTCCAGGAGGCGACGCGTATCTCTTCCAACCAGGAGCTGATTATCGAGCAGGTGGACAACCGGCGCGAGGCCGTTGCGGGCGTGGACTTGAACCAGGAGGCGGTGGACATGATCCGCTTCCAGCGCGCTCTCGAAGCCGCGGCGCGGATGATAAGCTCGCTCGACCAGGTGCTCGACCGCATAATCAACGGCATGGGGATCGTGGGGAGGTAG
- a CDS encoding flagellar protein FlgN, translating into MTTSNAVSAEFARLETILRDLLVLAGRLKDILEEKRALLLESRLDRLPPLIASEEKALARLEERERDRYALTTFIAVKLGLDDDATLSEILAGADAATGHPLASLGKKLAAKMSEVREVNFSNAVLARNLAIYSEQILRMVTITTEHPNYGAEGGFEYEGLRRNLVDRKA; encoded by the coding sequence TTGACGACATCAAACGCGGTTAGCGCGGAATTTGCGCGCCTTGAAACGATCCTGCGCGATCTCCTGGTTCTGGCCGGGAGGCTCAAGGACATACTCGAAGAAAAGCGCGCGTTGCTGCTTGAATCGCGGCTGGATCGGCTGCCCCCGCTCATCGCCTCGGAAGAGAAGGCGCTGGCGCGCTTGGAAGAACGCGAGCGCGACAGATACGCGCTGACCACGTTCATCGCGGTGAAACTGGGGCTTGACGACGACGCGACGCTTTCGGAGATTCTGGCCGGCGCGGACGCCGCGACCGGCCATCCCCTTGCCAGCCTCGGCAAAAAGCTCGCAGCGAAAATGTCGGAAGTTCGCGAGGTGAACTTTTCGAACGCGGTTCTGGCGCGCAACCTTGCCATTTACTCGGAGCAGATCCTTCGCATGGTCACGATCACGACCGAGCATCCCAACTACGGCGCCGAGGGCGGCTTCGAGTACGAAGGTCTCAGGCGCAACCTGGTGGACCGCAAGGCGTAG
- the flgM gene encoding flagellar biosynthesis anti-sigma factor FlgM: MRIPGIERLFSIVNARLRGASEVARPSGAPKVGPDKVEISDNARARLSQNLAPTDPRTRAEKLAEIKSQLERGEYRIDEEAVARGLDENGYFDDIKRG, from the coding sequence ATGCGCATTCCCGGTATCGAGCGGCTTTTCAGCATTGTGAACGCGAGACTGCGCGGAGCATCCGAGGTAGCGCGCCCAAGCGGCGCGCCCAAGGTCGGGCCGGACAAGGTGGAGATTAGCGACAATGCAAGAGCCAGGCTTTCGCAAAATCTCGCGCCGACGGATCCTCGGACGCGTGCAGAGAAGCTCGCGGAGATCAAGTCGCAGCTCGAACGGGGCGAATACCGAATCGACGAGGAGGCTGTCGCCCGCGGGCTCGACGAGAATGGCTACTTTGACGACATCAAACGCGGTTAG
- a CDS encoding rod-binding protein, giving the protein MMDLSGASLTYLDTLRGPVSGEKSEDERAHEAALDFEQVLLAMLLKQMRATVMKSGLFGNNLASDFYQDMFFEEVAARMARSKPGTGIAEAVEKAIMRSGLSKEYRVPADNGIGVRAVLGAGAFPGRAFPRPAGER; this is encoded by the coding sequence TTGATGGACCTGAGCGGCGCGTCCCTAACTTACTTGGATACGCTTCGCGGCCCGGTTTCGGGCGAAAAGAGCGAGGACGAGCGCGCGCATGAAGCCGCGCTGGATTTCGAGCAGGTTCTGCTTGCCATGTTGCTCAAGCAGATGCGCGCAACGGTGATGAAAAGCGGGCTTTTCGGCAACAATCTGGCCAGCGATTTCTACCAGGATATGTTCTTCGAGGAAGTCGCGGCGCGCATGGCGCGCTCCAAACCGGGTACGGGTATCGCGGAAGCGGTTGAGAAGGCTATAATGCGCTCCGGATTATCTAAGGAATACCGCGTTCCCGCCGATAACGGAATTGGCGTGCGTGCTGTGCTTGGCGCGGGCGCTTTTCCCGGGCGGGCGTTCCCGCGGCCCGCGGGAGAGAGGTGA